The following proteins are encoded in a genomic region of Phycisphaerales bacterium:
- a CDS encoding lipid-A-disaccharide synthase N-terminal domain-containing protein — translation MRLLFILVSSLFLACTTPALAQDAGTPPDDQVPAESAAIQVRTDRGVVAWYEPAADGSGQYVYSRELNHPASRVPFVSLFYGRSGAAIALFLFGLFGQAMFMGRFALQWIVSERAGRSIVPLGFWWLSLSGSTILLSYFLLQREPIGILGQLLGLPIYLRNIYMLARDRKTGSRSPSDPASHPVPDPNAEA, via the coding sequence ATGCGTCTGCTCTTCATTCTCGTTTCAAGTCTCTTCCTCGCCTGCACAACGCCGGCTCTGGCCCAGGACGCCGGGACGCCTCCCGACGACCAAGTCCCCGCCGAATCAGCGGCGATCCAGGTCCGTACGGATCGCGGCGTGGTCGCGTGGTACGAGCCCGCAGCGGACGGCTCGGGCCAGTACGTCTACAGCCGCGAACTCAACCACCCGGCGTCGCGCGTGCCCTTCGTGAGCCTGTTCTACGGCAGGTCGGGCGCGGCGATCGCCCTGTTTCTGTTCGGCTTGTTCGGACAGGCGATGTTCATGGGCCGCTTCGCGCTGCAGTGGATCGTCAGCGAACGCGCCGGCCGCAGCATCGTGCCCCTGGGCTTCTGGTGGCTGAGCCTGAGCGGCTCGACGATCCTGCTCAGTTACTTCCTGCTCCAGCGCGAGCCCATCGGCATCCTCGGCCAACTGCTCGGCCTTCCCATCTACCTGCGCAACATTTACATGCTGGCCCGTGACCGCAAGACGGGCTCGCGAAGCCCGTCTGATCCGGCGAGCCATCCGGTGCCCGACCCCAACGCCGAGGCGTGA
- a CDS encoding PilZ domain-containing protein, with amino-acid sequence MAADCHDSSSPLAPAGAEVRRTGRLRCNMLECTLGDVIDISAAGMRVRHKGSPRFAVGECIALSLVFASAEVRLETRVVWMRRTGFRRHEIGLEFSRLDSQTRDGLVEIARCATKLANFRPEAA; translated from the coding sequence ATGGCAGCCGATTGCCACGACAGCTCGTCGCCGCTCGCGCCCGCCGGCGCGGAGGTCCGCCGCACCGGCCGCCTGCGCTGCAACATGCTCGAATGCACGCTGGGCGACGTGATCGACATCTCCGCCGCCGGAATGCGCGTGCGGCACAAGGGCTCGCCGCGCTTCGCCGTGGGCGAGTGCATCGCCCTGTCGCTCGTGTTTGCATCAGCCGAGGTGCGGCTGGAGACGCGCGTGGTGTGGATGCGCCGGACCGGCTTTCGGCGACACGAAATCGGCCTTGAGTTCTCCAGACTCGACTCGCAGACCCGCGACGGCCTCGTCGAAATCGCCCGCTGCGCCACCAAACTGGCCAACTTCCGCCCCGAGGCCGCCTGA